In Anaerolineales bacterium, the sequence GCCCCGGGTCCGCATTGGCGCCTTCCAGGGAATAGACCGGCAGGAAGCCGGCCTCTATTTGGTCATCCACCGCCAGGTCAATCGTGCGCGGCGGCAGGATAAACAGATCCACCAGGCTTTTGCCGAAGGCGAAAAAGATGACCAGAAAGCCCAGAAAGATAAGGGCGATGACGGGCAAATTGGCGTCTCGTTTGGGCTGCTGTGTGCTGGTTTGCATAACGCTCAGATTTTACCTTGCTGCCGCAGGCAATAAAAAGCGGGGCATCCGCAGATGCCCCGCTTTGATGCTATGCCCGGGAACGATTACTCCTCGTCCTCATAGTAGTACTCGTACTCATCATCCTCGTCGTCCTGAGGCTGGCTGCCATCCCGGTCCATCTTCAAGCCGATGCCCAGCAGGATCAGAGCGAAACCAAACACGCCCAGGCCCAGGTTGAGGAACATGCTGTCCCGGAAGATGGCCGGCAGTTCAATGCCGGTGACCGGGATGAGCACGCCGGGCGTGGCCGTGGCGGTGGGGGTGGCCGTGGGAGGCTCGCCATCGCAGAGCGTGCCACTGTTCGAAGTGGTCAGCGTGCGGGCGGTGCCGTCATTCGGGTCCTGCCACATGATGGCGACCGTGTTGGGCAGGCTGCCCTCCACCGCCGAGCCAAAGGTCATGCTGCCATTGGCCGGGATGTTCTCCGGACCGCCAGAGTTGGTGCCGCCCACCACCCACCAGGTGAAGGTCAGGTTGGTGGGGTGCGAATTGCTGACTTCCCAGCGCAGGGTGCCCTCTTGCTGGACGCACAGGCCGACCAGGGTAAGCCCGTCACCCGTGACAGGCACGAACGGCGTCACAGTAAAGGTGGACGTCAGGCTGGGGGTGTCCGTGGGGGTGACCGGCGTGTTGGTTGGCGTATCCGGCAACGTACCCGTGGGCGTGTTGGTCGGGGTATCGGTGGGCGTGTTGGTCGGCGTATCCGTCGGCGTGTCAGAAGCCGTGGGGGTATCCGACGGGGTCGGAGTCAGCGTGTCCGTCGGCGTATTGCTGGGCGTGAAGGTGAGTGACGCGGTCGGCGTGTTGGTCAAAGTGCCGGTGGGCGTCTCGCTGGGCGTCAGCGTGATGCTGGGCGTCAGCGTCGGTGTGTCTGTCGGGGTGTTCGACGGCGTCAGGGTCGGTGTATCCGTGGGCGTATTGCTGGGCGTGAAGGTCGCCGTTTCCGTCGGGGTATTGGACGGGGTCAGGGTTGGCGTATCGCTCGGGGTGAGCGTGGCCGTAAAGGTCGGGGTATTGCTGGGCGTGTAGGTCACCGTGAACGTCGGCGTATTGCTGGGCGTAAACGTCGGCGTAATGGTTGGCGTGTTGCTGGGGGTAAAGGTCGGCGTGATGCTAGGCGTCAGCGTAAAGGTCGGGGTATTGCTCGGCGTAAAGGTCGGCGTGATGCTGGGCGTCAGCGTAAAGGTCGGCGTGAATGTGGGTGTAAAGGTCGGGGTGATGCTGGGCGTCAACGTAAACGTTGACGTGAAGGTCGGCGTAAATGTGGGCGTAATGCTGGGGGTTAAAGTAAAGGTCGCCGTGGGCGTATTGCTCGGCGTGGGGGTTTTGGTCGGTGTCCTGGTCGGCGTGTTGGTGGCCGTATTGCTGGGCGTCAGGGTCTTGGTAGGCGTGTTGGTGGGTGTATTGGTTGGCGTCTTGGAAGGCGTTACAGTCGGGGTTGGAGTCTTGATCTTGTATTCGCCCTTGTCCTCACAGTCAACAGTGCCATCCACCCACCACTCCCAGCTCACAGTCGGCGGGGTGATGGTGCCAATAGTCTGCCAACCCGTGTTGCGCGGCATAAAGGGCACATTAAAGCGGGCGACCCGCGTCCCCCAACTGCCCCCTGTACGAATATACACATCAGCTTGCTGGGCGGCCTCGTCCACTCCGGAGCGGTTTTCCACCTGCACCGTGCCGTTTTCCTGCACGCGGAAATTGTAGGCAGTGCAGTCCCAGGCCTGGGCCACAGTAATGGTGGCCGCCGCCAGAACGGCCATGATCAGGCCTGCAAAAACGAAGCGTCTCAATATATTCGCCAGCATTAGTCCACCGCCAATTGATACCCCAAACGGGTCTTGTTCAAGATCAGCTCCGGCTGGCTCGGGTCGCTTTCAAGCTTCTGGCGCAGCAGGTACACGATCCATTTGATTCTTTCACGGATCTTTTCGCTATCCTCGCCCCACACACCCTCAGCGATCATTTCATAGGAAACCGGCTTGGGGTGCTGCTTGGCCAGCAGAGCCAACACGGCAAATTCACGCGGGGTGAGGTCGATCATTTGGTCGCGCAAACTCACCTGGCGAGTTTGCAGATCCAGCGAAAGCTGGTGCGAAGGGAACGCCAGCTTGGAGACAGGCTCTTTCGGGCCGGCGCGGCGCAGGGCGGCTTCCACCCGGGCGACCACCTCGTCCCCCAGGAAGGGCTTGGGCACATAATCGTCTGCGCCTTCACGCAGGCCGCGCACAACATTCTCTTTCTGGCTCATGGCGGAGAGGATGATGATGGGCACATCGGTGATGCCGCGTAAGTGACTGAGGGTTTCCCAGCCATCCATTTCCGGCATCATCAGATCCAGCAGCACAATGTTGGGGTTGGTCTCCATCCACTTGCGAATGGCTTGCTTGCCATCCGTGGCGCCCACCACATTCATGCCGGCCCGGCGCAGGGTGAGCTTAAGCAGGTCCAGGGTATCCGGATCATCCTCCACCACCAACACCACGCGCTGGTCACCGAGCTGCTGGACCGCGTCCAGATCCAGCCCAGGGGCCTGCAAGGCGTTATTGGCCTGCTCTTTTTGCACCAAGTCTTCCGTCACAACAATATCCAAAATATTCCCTTACAGGCAAACACCCCATATATGGGGTATTTGCATCATATTCCACCCCATAAGCGGGTGGTTTTCTATGATTTACAAACCGTTTTCCAACAAATTACAACCAATAGCATACCACAGGCTTGCAAATTTGCAAGGGGCAGCTTTGGTTGCACAAATCACTATAAAAATTAGCGCCTTATTCAGAAAATTCGATCATGGAACTGCCCCCTGATCCGCCACTAAACACTACATCATCATCGTAATTGATGACCAATCGACCGCCGCCAGTTACGTAGAAGCGATTGGCGATCATTTGCCCGTTGACGGTTTTGTTGCTGCCAGAGCCGGTTGAGGCAATGCGGCCATTCGGCGCATAAATAGTGCCGGTCATGGAAAGCACACCCGCGCCAGTGACGGTCAGATCATTGGCGTTGGCACGCCCCATAAAGAAACCCAACCCGGCATAGGGTCCGGAAGTGGGCGCAGTCGTGGTCAGGGCGGAACTGCCATCAATCGTAATCGGGCCGCTCCTGACATAAATCAACCCCGCAAGTGTTCTTGTAGAGCTGCTGCCACCTACAGTGAAATTGCCACTCTCTACATGGAACAAGACCCCGGAGCTGCCGGAAGACAAATTGACCTGTGAACTGCTGGTAATGCTGACATTGCCAGCGGCCACATAAATTGACACACCACTGCCAGAAGGCCGGTTGGTGGAAGGGCCGGCCAGGGTGAAGTCACCATGCGTGACATAGTACAAACCGGGCTGGAAAGTCACCGGGACATCGCTGGAAATGTTCATACTGCGGTAGGTTCCCGGGTAGATAGTGACGCCTGTGGAGCACCACGACATTCCCGTAGGGATATTCAAGTTGCCGCCGCTATACAAACTGGTCGTGCAGCTGCCGCTGATCGTGGGCGCAAGCGCATTTGCCGGCTGCGCAGGTATCGCAGGCGTTGCCAACGTAGCCATCGGGTCGCCGCGCGGGGCTTGACCGGTCTGGGGAGGCCAGGGCTTGATCCACAACGAAGGGTTGCCGTACGGAATGACCCAGGAAGGCAGGTTGACGCCGCCAACAAGCTGAACCCAATCTGCCACGATACGAGCGCCGCCCGGGCAGCCGCTTCCATCGCCGCCATCCAAATACATGGCGCTGGCGTTCGAAGAGTCGACGAATACGCCGCCGCCAATCACTTGCAGACAACCACTACTGGGGCCATAAACCACATTGTCATTGCTGGGATTAAGGGCGATGACTCCATTGCCCCAACCCACCGGGCCGCCAGCACTGGGGATGCAGCGCGCTACGGCGCGGGCGGCCGAGGTGATCGGCCCGGAATCGCCGGACAGCACCTGCAGGAACCCAGGCTGCCATTGCCCGCTAATCACCACTTCCACATATTCGGCATTGCCGGAATTGGGGCCGCTCAGCGGCGGCTGGTTGACAACCACGGTGACACCGCTGGCTGAATTATCAAAGCCGTTCTGGGCAGCCGAGGCCCGGCCAGCGGCAGTCACGTCGCTGCTCTGGCAAAGCGCCAGGGCGCCGGCCAGGGCGGCGTTGTCCGCCGCGTTCTGCACCGAACGGCGCTCGCTATAGGCGCGGCCGCCATCCACCACCAGGGCGGCGGCGCCAATCAGGCCGACCAGCAACAAGGCCATCAAGACGATGACCTGGCCGCTCTCACTGCTCCGAGACCGCTGGATAAACCCCAAACGCTTTTTCATCGCTATCAGTGTATCCCAGGCCTAAAGACGGGACAACGGGACTTTATTCCTATCAGAATAGTTAGCCGTCTAATCAGCCGCATCGTATATTGCAGCGCCAAAACCGGCGGCATCAATGAACTCCACGGCGCCATCGGTTGTCCACAGGAACAGCTGGGCGCTGGGGCCTAACAGGCTGACCAACACGGCATCCTCGTTCAACCATTCCACAGTCACGCCCGGGGCTTCTGCCAAGCCGGGCAGATCCAGGGGGGTTGCCAGGGCGCCAGTCGCATCGCTGATTATCAAGCGCAAATCGCCATCTCGAAATGAGTAAATGAAGCGTTCATTGTCTGGCGACCAATCGCCAAAGAGCACATCCGCCTCATTGAACCAGGCGCTTTCATGGCTGCCGTTGCTCAGGGCGATCACCAGTTCGCGTTCACCGCTGGCGGCTTGGGGGCGCAAATAAGCGATCCGCCCGCCATCGGGGGAGAAAGCGACTTCCTGCTGCAGAAACTCCACAGCCTGGATGGCGCCTGCCTCAAAAGCCGCCGAGCCATCCAGAGGCACGAACCACAAGACAGTTTCAGGATAGAGGCCATCGACCGGCGGAGCGAACATATCCTCGGGCGGCAAGGCGAAGATCAGGTCACCGGCCTGCGTCCAGAAGAGCGGCGGCTCATATTGGTATTCACTGTACGTGATGACCGCCGGGAAATGCACCAAGCCGGGACGCAAATCGCCGCCGTCCGTGCGCACCACGCCTACCCGGTTGGCGCTGGCAAAAGCGATCTGCCGGCCATCCGGCGAGAAGACAAAGCGGCCGGCCTGGCCCGCGGGCAGCAGCAGACTGGGGACGGGAACATCGGCATCCACCAGGTGAATGTCGCCACTGGTGAGCAGGCCGGGACCGGAGAAGGACTGGCGGGTGCTAAAGGCCAGCAGGCGAGAGCCTGGCTGCCACTCGAACTGGTGCAGGCCGGTAACAGCCCCGCTGGGGGCGGCCAGGGCGGCGGCAAACACCTCCTGCCCGGCCAGCTTCTGCTGGCCGGCGCCATCACTGGCCACAACCCACAGCTCGCTGTACGTTTCAGGTTGGGGGAAATCCTCTGCCGGGTCATGGCCCGGGTTGGCCACGGCACGTGCATAGGCGATGCGGCAGGCATCGCCTGAAATCCGCAGATCGTGGGCATCGCCCTCATGCGTGAGCTGCCGGGGCGCCGCACCGCGCACCCACAGCCAGACGTTACCGTCTTTGAGGTAAGCCACACTGATCTGCCCCGAATTGGCGCAGTCGCCAAAAACGCTCTGGGGCTGGATCTCGCCGTCGATCGGCTCGCCTGTGTCGGTGGGCGAAACCTGCGCCTGCAGGGTGGCCGCCACCATGGTGGCCATGACAGTTTCCTGGTCAAGGGTGGCTGAAGAACAAGCAGCCAGCAAGCCCAGCAACAACCCTACGCGCAACAGTGCAGTTCGCATCACGAGGCTCCAAAAACAGATTCGAAAGAGAGCTTACCACAACTCGTTCTTCGGCCAGCGCTTGACAGTTTGACACAAAACAGTTATATATCAAACAATGACAGAGATGGAGCTTACCTCCTGGATCAGCCTGGCGTTGATGCGTATCGGCACCGGCATGGCCACCGCCTTCGACCGGTTCTTCGCCGACCTGGGCGTAAACCAGGCCCAGTTCCGTATGCTGCTGGCCGTATGGGAACACGGCGGGCAAGAAGGGATCGCACCCTCCCAACTGGCCCATCACCTGCTGGTGGAGCGCGGCACGGTCAGTGTGATGAGCCAACGCATGGTCAAACTGGGCTGGCTGCAACGTTTGTCCGGCCCAGACCGGCGCAGCCATCGTCTGGTGCTGACCGCGGCGGGCGGCGAAGTTCTGGAAAGAGTAGCCGAGCGCGCCACGCGGCTAGGCTCAGATACTTTCGCCAACATTGGCGAAGAAGAGCTGCGCCAAACCAAGCGCCTGCTGCAACTTATCGAAGAAAGACTGCACGAGGCTAAACCATGACCCAACCGATCCTGCAAGCCCAAAGCTTGCACAAAAGCTACGGAAAAACCGAAGCGGTGCGCGGCATCAGCTTTGATATTCAACCAGGCGAGATCTTCAGTTTGTTGGGGCCGAACGGCGCCGGCAAGACCACCACGATTTCCATGCTCAGCTGCTTGCTGGAGCCGACACAGGGTGATGCCCTGATCGATGGTCACTCGATCCGCAGCCAGGCCAGCCAGGTCAAAGCAGTCATCGGCATGGTGCCGCAAGAGATCGCCCTCTACCCAGACATGGGCGCCATGGAAAACTTGCGCTTCTGGGGGCGCATGTATGGCCTGGGTGGCGCCTTGCTGCGCCAACGTTGTGAAGAACTGTTGGATACGGTTGGCTTGGCGGACCGCGCCAAAGATAAGGTGGAAACCTTCTCAGGCGGCATGAAACGCCGCCTGAATATTGCGGTTGGCCTGCTGCATAAGCCCAAGGTGCTGTACATGGATGAGCCCACGGTGGGCATTGACCCACAAAGCCGCCGCCGCATTTTGGACACGGTGCTCGAGCTCAACCGCCAGGGTCTAACAGT encodes:
- a CDS encoding ABC transporter ATP-binding protein encodes the protein MLQAQSLHKSYGKTEAVRGISFDIQPGEIFSLLGPNGAGKTTTISMLSCLLEPTQGDALIDGHSIRSQASQVKAVIGMVPQEIALYPDMGAMENLRFWGRMYGLGGALLRQRCEELLDTVGLADRAKDKVETFSGGMKRRLNIAVGLLHKPKVLYMDEPTVGIDPQSRRRILDTVLELNRQGLTVLYTTHYMEEAAELSNRIGIVDHGQLIALGSQVELTKLVGQVDTLRIGLDPEGLEQTQLLDAVHKVKRVQRASLENGQLLVQAEGGHAALGDIVACINQAQARLLDLRVDEPNLEAVFLHLTGRALRD
- a CDS encoding MarR family transcriptional regulator → MELTSWISLALMRIGTGMATAFDRFFADLGVNQAQFRMLLAVWEHGGQEGIAPSQLAHHLLVERGTVSVMSQRMVKLGWLQRLSGPDRRSHRLVLTAAGGEVLERVAERATRLGSDTFANIGEEELRQTKRLLQLIEERLHEAKP
- a CDS encoding PD40 domain-containing protein; its protein translation is MRTALLRVGLLLGLLAACSSATLDQETVMATMVAATLQAQVSPTDTGEPIDGEIQPQSVFGDCANSGQISVAYLKDGNVWLWVRGAAPRQLTHEGDAHDLRISGDACRIAYARAVANPGHDPAEDFPQPETYSELWVVASDGAGQQKLAGQEVFAAALAAPSGAVTGLHQFEWQPGSRLLAFSTRQSFSGPGLLTSGDIHLVDADVPVPSLLLPAGQAGRFVFSPDGRQIAFASANRVGVVRTDGGDLRPGLVHFPAVITYSEYQYEPPLFWTQAGDLIFALPPEDMFAPPVDGLYPETVLWFVPLDGSAAFEAGAIQAVEFLQQEVAFSPDGGRIAYLRPQAASGERELVIALSNGSHESAWFNEADVLFGDWSPDNERFIYSFRDGDLRLIISDATGALATPLDLPGLAEAPGVTVEWLNEDAVLVSLLGPSAQLFLWTTDGAVEFIDAAGFGAAIYDAAD
- a CDS encoding response regulator transcription factor; the encoded protein is MTEDLVQKEQANNALQAPGLDLDAVQQLGDQRVVLVVEDDPDTLDLLKLTLRRAGMNVVGATDGKQAIRKWMETNPNIVLLDLMMPEMDGWETLSHLRGITDVPIIILSAMSQKENVVRGLREGADDYVPKPFLGDEVVARVEAALRRAGPKEPVSKLAFPSHQLSLDLQTRQVSLRDQMIDLTPREFAVLALLAKQHPKPVSYEMIAEGVWGEDSEKIRERIKWIVYLLRQKLESDPSQPELILNKTRLGYQLAVD